Below is a genomic region from Telmatobacter sp. DSM 110680.
TTGGCCGAGTGGGGCAGGGAAGTTGCACGGCGCGGGTCAAGACGTCGAGCAGGTTCTCGATCCAAACTAAATCGAGCAGCTTGTTCTTGCCGTATATGGTGATTGGCTCCGCACGGAGTGCCCGCTCGATGAACAGCGGAATCACACGGCCGCGATCTCGAGTTCCGTATACATTGGAGAGACGGAGTATTGTGAGTTCTAGTCCGCAAGCGGCATATTCCGCACAGACTTTTTCGGCGGCAACCTTGCTGGCGCCATAGATATTCTTCGGGTTTAGAGGTGAGGACTCTAGAACCGGCAAGTTCGCTGCTTCGCCATATACTTCGCGTGAAGAAGCGAGTACAACGCGCCGAACGCCTGTCTGGCGCGCGGCTTCCAGAACCTGGCGCGTCCCCTCAACGTTGGTCCGAATTGCGGCCGCGGGATTGTTTACGCAATCGAGAACGTTAGAGAGCGCGGCGAAGTGGAAGACGACTTCGGTGCCGACCATTTCAGCACGAAGACGCTCAAAGTCGAGGATGTTGCCGTAAACAATTCGGATGGCTTTGCCAGTTTGTGAAAGATTCTCGAGGCGCCCGCGAGAAAAGTCGTCGAACACGGACACATGTCCATATTGATCGCGCACCAGGCGATCGACGAGGTTACTTCCAATAAAACCCGCTCCACCAGTAACGAGAATCTTCATAGAGAAAAAGATGTTTGCGATTCTATATGGCCGAGAGAATG
It encodes:
- a CDS encoding NAD-dependent epimerase/dehydratase family protein: MKILVTGGAGFIGSNLVDRLVRDQYGHVSVFDDFSRGRLENLSQTGKAIRIVYGNILDFERLRAEMVGTEVVFHFAALSNVLDCVNNPAAAIRTNVEGTRQVLEAARQTGVRRVVLASSREVYGEAANLPVLESSPLNPKNIYGASKVAAEKVCAEYAACGLELTILRLSNVYGTRDRGRVIPLFIERALRAEPITIYGKNKLLDLVWIENLLDVLTRAVQLPCPTRPMNIGCGKGTRLVELAARVCALTDQTSSIHIAEEREPEVEHFVAEVTAARRHFSLHCPDDPLEYLPYVVEDFRTRM